The Xyrauchen texanus isolate HMW12.3.18 chromosome 33, RBS_HiC_50CHRs, whole genome shotgun sequence region tagACACATAGAAGTGTATATTTAACCACAGTGACGTATACGGTTACGTAACTGcatattcaaaagaactgaaaaatgctttgttttgttttgttttgacagtaaacaaaacaaatgaaagtaATCCTGCTTCTATGTGGACTCGAGCAACGTCCCTGTCGATTCCGTGTGTGTCCTGGACCAACTTCACGACTATTAAATACGACTTCaggcatattttaattataactgAGGAGAAAGAAAATGGCTACAATATCAGCGAAAGATACACACAAGAAAAGATTTCGCTTTGGTAAGTTTTTGCATGATTCTCCAAGAGAAAGAGAAGGATATACAGTATGCCAACATCATTTATTCGGAGTAAGCTATAGACCAGTAGACTTGGAATAATTCAAAAACTACTGCCATGAAACTTATAAAGCCGCCCCATCTCTTCTTTCCTTTCGCTTTGGTCGAGTATCGTCGGTGTCGCTAAATAACACATTTATACAGTacaatgtttgtttgttgtcATCCGTAGCAGATCCTCACAGGGGATTCAGAAGTCGACATGTTTTACCCAGAGACATGCAGACTCCATACAGACGTGTGTTTGGACGACAGCGTGGTAAGACACAATATCATATGCTTTACATAATTTATCATTCATaaattcaaaacatatttttatatgcatgtaaacacacaacatgtgtgtgtatatatatatatatatatatatatatatatatatatatgtatatatgtatatatatatatatatatatatatatgtatatatgtgtgtgtggttttctCATAGTAACTCGATATGACCTTAACAAAATTGGccttttaattaaaatgtcaaaatatgttttatttatgtatttatttatattttacttcCAACAGGCTGACATAATTAATTACAGTCTAAAGGGattctctgttttatttattattattattattattttttttttttcagatatgaataatattttaaaacaaaatcatttaACTGCGTATTATGTTTTaagaattattaataaaatattattttgcactTCTCATGTCAACTTGTTTTGGCTTTTAATGAGACTGATCACATGATCATTATTATGTTAAGACctagaacatttttcaaaatgactgtttacagtagtttaaattaaataacaattataTTAGTTTGGGATgtcataaaaaattgtttttgtgtgtgtgtgtaaatgagatttttttatgcatttttatatacttttctggatgaaaaaaaaaatagcatcacGTTTTTGACCCACCCACTGCATGGTGGTAGCATAAAAGTTTTACTGTACGTGTTAGGGAGTGACCTGATGCATCGAATTTCAAAGTATGCACAAATGCTCAACACCCATACTTCCTGAAGCCTTGCATACCTTAAAGGAAttttctaggttcaatacaagttaagctcaaccaatagcatttgcggcataatgttaacaacaaaaatattattttactcctccctccttttcttaaaataactaaataaataaaaaaggaaaaattgaggttacagtgaggcacttgcatttttttttgagggtttaaagacagaaatatgaagcttgtagttttataaaaccactttaattcttctgttaaaactcatgtattatttgagctgtaaagttgtttaaatggtcctttttacagttattttagggtttgttgacattacatcatcatggcagcaAAGCAGTAAAATTTGCTATAACTTTatgcagaaaaggttagtaagcaatgtTATTACACGAAAATGTTGTTAAACACGCATACTCTTTAAATCTTGTgaataatgtaacatttacagatacttacttccattgtaagtgcctcactgtaaaacagatttgtttttatttttttaagaaaagggggggcaagtcaaaataattttttgtggtaatcaatattatgccacaaatgatgtagattgagcttaagttgtattgaacccggaatattcattcAATGCCTTTGAATACCACTGAGATGTCTTACTACATTACATGGCAATAAGACTCATGTTGCAAATGGCTTGGATGATAGCCTAATGCCTTTCCAGGGAGAATCAGGATCAATTCAGAATTAATGTTATTGTGTAATTATGCACAGGTATAAAGGGGTCAAAAGAGGTCCAAGCTCAGCGGTCAGCAGAGCATGAATTCCATCCACACTATCAGCAAGAATTAGCAACACGCAGATGCAGAGGTGAGTTTTTTAAGTGTTCAATTTCATGAGTCAATTATGAGAAAATATTATTCGAAGGATGAGTACATCACTTGTGTATTAAATCATTCTGTCAGTGCTTTAATATATCTCGTTAAATGCATTTGTTATTAATTAGGTGATGAGTCAAATTTTAAGACACTTCTGTTGAACATGATGGTAAAGGACCTACAGCCATTAAGCACCGTGAAAGGAGCTTTGTTCCAAGAACTCACAAAGAGTCTACAGCCATCTTTGGAAATTCCGTTAAATGCCTCTTTGATTCGAGCTGAACTTCAGAGACTTTATAGACACAAGAGAATGGAAGTACAGAATGCAGTCAATAATGCAAGTAACCTTGTTCTCTCAGCTGAGCTGTGGAGCTCAAATGAGTCACTGTTCTATCTGACAGTGTCTTGTCATTTAATCAACGAAAAATGGGAGCTGAAATCTTACATGCTAGATACAGCTCACTTGCTTGCCGAGCGTACAGCAGACAATATCGTACAGCAACTTTTGAGAATTGTAAATGAGTGGAACATCACAGAGAAGATTCAGGTGGTAGTCACAAACGTTGACGGTATGAAGAAGGTCCATAAAAATGGATGTAGGTGGATTTATATACCTTGTCTTGCCCATACTCTGGATAAAGTGTTTAGAGAAGCCATAGTTGACTCTGACTGGAGATCTCTGCTGAGGAAATGTCAGCATATAGTTGCGTTTATCCACCAAAACAACCAAGCCTCACAAACTCTCCAACAAAATAAACTAACTCAGAGCACTTGTCTACAGTGGCTTCCTACACTCCATATGCTCAAAAACCTCCTAGAACAATGGCCAGCCATTTTTAAGGTTTTTGTCCACAGACGAGACGATGGTCTTTGCCTGAATGAAAATGAAAGAAGAATAGTTGAAGACATTGTAGCAGTGTTGAATATTCAGAAGAAGGTTACAGAGGAAATAGGAAGACAAGGGTACAGCCCCATTTCAAACATAATACCACTGGTCCAAAAGCTGCAGGAGAAACTGAGAAACCTGGGGATGATGGGAAACAGAATAGCGCAGAAACTGTCTGTAAAGTGTGACCATCATATCGGCAACATCAAAAAACACCTTTGGTTCAGAGTTAGCACAGCGCTGGATCCACGATACAAAACCAGTGTGTTATGGGACTCTGGTGTTGAAGATGTGAAAACAGAAATCAGGAAACAGATCAGGAGAGAATCACACACTGAGCACGGCAGACGTGACACTGAAAATGAAGAGTTGGCCTTACGGAAATACTGGAAAATAACCGACACTTCAATGAATCCACTTGAATTCTGGAGGACCAAAGATGAGTTTGAAAAACTGGCAATGGTTGCCCGCAAGTACCTCACAGTGGTTTCCACTGCAGTTCCAATGGAGCGTGTATACCAACTGGAAGAATCACAAATCGTCAACAGGAGAAACTGCTTGGAGGTAGAAAATGTCAATATGATATTGTTTTTGAATAGCAATTAATAAAAAGCGACATTAAATATTTGCttatattgaaatataaaaaaataaataaaatctgtttgGAACAGTTTGTcaaaatgttcataattttaacagaaaaatatgtAAAGATGAGgcagaaaataacttttaaatgttgTGCTGGTAGTTACCCTACCATGCACGGtgaaaacatctctctctctctctctctctctctctctctctctctctctctctctctctctatatatatatatatatataaaaatgcattttcttttcttcttaattttttttttttaattttatagaatattttgtaaaaacaaaaaatgttttagtagtACAAAGTATGATTCACCTTATATTTGactcaaaatgtaaatatgtttaagGAATGTTTCGGGTTCGATACGTTAATCTGAATCTACAGCATTTTTGCCTCGTCCCTGTTTTTCATGGTTACAGaaagacacttataatggaattaAACAGGGCCAGTCTATTACCATTACACTGTACTctgcttcaaaagtatagccacacaaCATAGCCATTGTACatattagcatgattttagtgtccatCAGGGCTGTATTAAGGCATGAACAAAGTGTATATGGAAGGTgtaattttgtaaatatgttgaatgtaaattctgaatgtttattgtaaatgtgtaatttattgtacgTCAAAAGATCATTCTTCAATTGGTAAATGATAGACAGAATTTGTAATAATGctacttttttaattaataaccATTATtgctatgtatttaaaaaaaaaaaaaaaaaagtataatgctTTATGCTGTAAAATGGAAGCttaaagatatttagtttttaaaataacTTATGTCTGTGGTGTTACAGGTATTAGGAGTGAAATTCTGGTATGTATTAAAATAAGTACAGTAGATAAATGCAACATTTGGGATTTATTAAAAGAAATCAATAACTTTAAGAACTTTAAGAACTATTTTCTTTATTGAAATTACTTCTAATTTTTTCCCAGCTTAGACCCTATTTCCATCAAGGGAGATGTTATctctatttaatttgaaataactgaaaaaaacattttaagatttgAAAACATCAAATAATAACATTGATTGGCTCtgaaggatttatttatttattttcaattttaagtAACACTACAGACAACTTACATTGCGCTAATGTTTCTATCTGTATATTGTCTGTGTGGAGTTTCTATGGAGTCTGTGGCATTGCCATGACAGACAGCAACACAGACAGCAACACCACAGACATATTTGTACAAATCTGGACTTTCTAAATTAGAGGCTGCCATCGTGATAGTTTCAAGGTCAGGGGACATTttggaaatattaataatattatacaaATTTGTATTACAATCTATCACATCTGTTAATTTTGATTGTAACACCATAGAGTCTGATACAGTGTGACaaataaagggataattcacccacaattttaaattatctcatcatttactcaccctcatgcaatcccagatgtgtatgactttctttcttcagctgaacacaatacaatgcatgtgaatggtgaccagacctttcaagcacCATAAAtaacataaaggctgcataaaagtaatctatacgactcaagtggttatatctatgtcttctgaagcaatgcaattgttttgggtgagaaacagatcaatataaaatatgtattttttttactatgcatctccactttcacttttagaatTTGAaagcaaaagtggagatttatagtaaaaaaggacttaaatattgatctgtttctcacctacacttaaCATATCTCTTCTAAAGACATAGCTTTAACCAATTAAGTTGTTTGGATTACCTAtaagctgcctttgtgtgctttttggagcttaaaaatgtattttcaccattcacttgcattgaaaggacctacaaagctcaaatattcttctgaaaatatttgGTTGTGTtccttaataatataattaatatatacatgttaaataaatatatctttgTAATATAACcactttatgtatttttttaatttttttaaatacattgttgcAATTAAATCCCAGGATACCTCTTtgatgtatgtgtatgtttaaaCATCTCTGAAActcaataaaatgtgttataagacaaaaatgtaacttttaacaATGCTCGAATTGCTTTCACGCTACAGAATACAAATGTGCAAATATTTGATGATTTACATTTAAAGTTGATTTCTATTGTTGCAAAGTCGAGGCCCAAAAGTACTATCCTTAGAAAAAGGATAGTCAAATTCGTCGCAATTGTGTTTATGATATAGATTTTACATTAgatactaaaattaaaaaaacaacaaaaaaaaaaacaacccaaaAACAAATTCGAAAAGAATTTGCAGAATCCATTATACTCACACTgaataagatttatttatttatttatttatttaagtttattgatttatttctctCATTTCACTGTAGCCATAGTTGACCAGTTCACTTCAGCTGTAGTTGAGTTGATTGACCACAAGATGTCAGCAGGAACACCGATAAGATATTTACTTAAAAATTGAAAACACTGAACAGTGCAAATACTAAAGCTTTTTGATTCCATCTTGGCAAACAGCAAGACAAGTTCTTTAAATGAATGCTACAGTCTGAGAAAAGTTGCATTGTCCATGTTTTACAGCTGTAAAGGCCATTAAAGTCCCAAACTAAGTCCCAAACTTAATGACTTAAGTTCTATAAGGAAgtcttgcagacttgagtgagatttaagattacatttatttgatgaatataaaacagaaaagtaatgtctctctttggcgttggCCCCGTCTGGCAGGGAAAGATCTGAGACCTCCAGGATGGCAGAAATATCTCACCAACCTTCCAAACTGGACTCTCAATATTCTTGGCCCCCTTCAcccacaatttataaaaaaacttCTTCAACTTAATTTGTAATATAACTTACTTGTAACCCCTAAAGTTGAAAAGAAACTGTTGAACACTAGGCAGTGGTTTTATGAATTTGGTGAAAAAGCTGGCAGATTACTTGCATTTCAATCCCGAGCAGTTCGTGCATCCAGACTGATCCCTAAATTTAAGTCACATATGGGTGACATTATTTACATCCCTGagaaaattaattagatttttcaaACTACTACTCAGATCTTTACTCAGAATGCAGTTCAAAGATTGGGAATGGCCCAAACCATCTTGATCAACTAATATACCCTAGTGTTAATGATGGCCCTACACATGATCTGGGTAAGCTTGTATATTGCAGAGATGCAAGAGGCAATTCATTTCCTTCAGAGCGGCAAATCCCCTGGCCCTGATGGCTTTAGCGTCCAGTTTTACAAGGCCTTTTCCTCTGAAGCCCCAGTTTTACAAAAAGTATATAATGAGTCCTTTCTTTCAGGTCAGCTCCCATCAACCAGGTCAGAGGCATCAATATCTTTGACACTTAACAAAGATAAGGATCCTCTACTTTGTAGTAGTTACAGGCCGATTTCtctattaaatgtgtttttaaaaattctGTCTAAGGTCGTCGCTCATCGTCTTCAGCAAGTGTTGCCAGCCATAATCTCCTCTGACCAGACAGGTTTCAAGATTGGGAGACATTCTCTCTATAACACTAGAAGGCTTCTTAATATCATCCTCTCCCCCAGCTCTGACACTGCTGAAGTTGTTCTGTCCCTTGATGCTGAAAAAGCTTTTGACAGAGTTGAGTGGGAGTATCTGTTTTTCGTTTTTAAAAAGTTTGGTTTCGGTTCCAATTTTATATCATGGATTCGGTTAATATATTATTTCCCTGTTGCATCTGTGCATACTAATGCAAAACATTCTAAACCCTTTCTGCTACATTGAGGCACACGCCAAGGCTGCACTCTTTCACCCTTACTATTTGCTCTTGCTATTGAGCCACTGGACATCTGGTTTTGTAGCAAGGAGAAGTTTGAGGGCATTACTCAGTTTGGAATCACCCACAAACTCTCCCTTTAAGCAGACAATCTTCTTTTATACATAGCCAACCCTATTTCTTCGTTACCTTCAATCCTTAATATTCTTGATTTATTTGGCTAATTTTCTGGTTATAAATTCAACCTTCAAAAGagggtctgcagatggaaattagcctaaggctataatctgacatatttacatttgtgaaaatgttcattaatatgtattgtcccttttaagaaatgtaaaaaaaaataataataattgctccCCATCAGTCTACCAGCTAAGAAGCTTTCTCAGCATCTTTTTCTCTTCAAGTGGGCTCAGAAGGTGTTCAGATATGTAGGTGAATATATTAGTAGGTCATTCACAGCCATCTTCACAAAAAGATGTTACTCCTTGCTTGATGTATTTAAAGCAGATATAGAGAGATGGCCTTCTCTTCCAATACCAATAATAGGCTGGGttaatttagttaaaatataattttgcccaAATATTTATACCTTTTTAACATATACCAACACTTATaagcaagtcttttttttttcactttaaatcggataacaaacagattttttttgtgaGGCAATAAGTGTGCATACATTAAGAAATCAGTTCTCCAACTTCAAAAGTCTAAGGGGGGCCTTTCCCTACCTAATTTCCAACAATACTATTGGGCCTGTAGTATTAATAAACTTCTTTATTGGATTGGTTCATCAGGAGCCCCCAAAGTCCTATTTGGGTCCAAATGGAAATGTCATCCATAAGATAGTCCCTTCATTCAGTGATTTTCTCCCAGCTTCCTATAATTACCAACGATGTTTCAGACAGTTTAGTGGCTACCAATACTCTTAAAATATGGGTCCAATTTAGGAAGCATTTCAGGATGATAGTTGACAGTTTTAAGTGGTTTACGACgacttttaggttacaaactatgCTATTAATGTGGATTatgatgacatttctagtgtccccataattgtgtgtgtgagtgagtatttatcactttgtggggaccaaatgtcttcATAAGGATAGAAAGACCTGAAATGTTTGACGTTGTGggaacattttgtcggtccccatgaggaaaacagcttataaatcatactaaattatgattctt contains the following coding sequences:
- the LOC127627084 gene encoding E3 SUMO-protein ligase ZBED1-like isoform X2; the encoded protein is MATISAKDTHKKRFRFDPHRGFRSRHVLPRDMQTPYRRVFGRQRGIKGSKEVQAQRSAEHEFHPHYQQELATRRCRGDESNFKTLLLNMMVKDLQPLSTVKGALFQELTKSLQPSLEIPLNASLIRAELQRLYRHKRMEVQNAVNNASNLVLSAELWSSNESLFYLTVSCHLINEKWELKSYMLDTAHLLAERTADNIVQQLLRIVNEWNITEKIQVVVTNVDGMKKVHKNGCRWIYIPCLAHTLDKVFREAIVDSDWRSLLRKCQHIVAFIHQNNQASQTLQQNKLTQSTCLQWLPTLHMLKNLLEQWPAIFKVFVHRRDDGLCLNENERRIVEDIVAVLNIQKKVTEEIGRQGYSPISNIIPLVQKLQEKLRNLGMMGNRIAQKLSVKCDHHIGNIKKHLWFRVSTALDPRYKTSVLWDSGVEDVKTEIRKQIRRESHTEHGRRDTENEELALRKYWKITDTSMNPLEFWRTKDEFEKLAMVARKYLTVVSTAVPMERVYQLEESQIVNRRNCLEVENVNMILFLNSN
- the LOC127627084 gene encoding E3 SUMO-protein ligase ZBED1-like isoform X1, translating into MATISAKDTHKKRFRFADPHRGFRSRHVLPRDMQTPYRRVFGRQRGIKGSKEVQAQRSAEHEFHPHYQQELATRRCRGDESNFKTLLLNMMVKDLQPLSTVKGALFQELTKSLQPSLEIPLNASLIRAELQRLYRHKRMEVQNAVNNASNLVLSAELWSSNESLFYLTVSCHLINEKWELKSYMLDTAHLLAERTADNIVQQLLRIVNEWNITEKIQVVVTNVDGMKKVHKNGCRWIYIPCLAHTLDKVFREAIVDSDWRSLLRKCQHIVAFIHQNNQASQTLQQNKLTQSTCLQWLPTLHMLKNLLEQWPAIFKVFVHRRDDGLCLNENERRIVEDIVAVLNIQKKVTEEIGRQGYSPISNIIPLVQKLQEKLRNLGMMGNRIAQKLSVKCDHHIGNIKKHLWFRVSTALDPRYKTSVLWDSGVEDVKTEIRKQIRRESHTEHGRRDTENEELALRKYWKITDTSMNPLEFWRTKDEFEKLAMVARKYLTVVSTAVPMERVYQLEESQIVNRRNCLEVENVNMILFLNSN